Genomic window (Notolabrus celidotus isolate fNotCel1 chromosome 15, fNotCel1.pri, whole genome shotgun sequence):
ACAAATAGGTTTGacattgaaatgtaaaatgGAGACATTTGTCTTCGCTTACCCCTCTGTGTTTATGGCTTGAGATTTTCTACGCTGCAGTTGAGACTTCAGAtttcttgagaaaaaaaaacacaaatcaacaaGGTTTAATTCACCAACATATTCTTCCTTTACTAATAGCTTGATCAGAAATCCAAACAGGAGATAAAATGCATATAAAACAATGTTTACCTGTCTTTTCCATTCATCTTGCTAGCGGTGTCTATGGTGGGGTGCCGCAGATCCTGTGGTGGTGATGTAACAAGGCTTGGCATCACGATAATGCTTTGTTCCTGTATAACTGTCTGAGTTTGTTGCCTTTTTCTGTTTGACAACCCCGCTCACAGGGTGACAACTTATATACCGACAGCAGAAGTTTGAAATGAGCTGGGTGATCATCGTCACAGCATCAGTCTGAGCCAACcgcagaaaaaagaggaagctgCAAATGACGCAAACTTGCACTGACTGCTGCTATAGTTGTTTCTATATCTGTATTGTATTTAGGTCTGCATGTTGACATGTCTGCTCATGCAAATGACGAGGCAGTGGAACATGTTCAGCTGATAGGCAAATGTCTTGTTTTCTGTTCCTGGACACAGAATACTGTTTCATGTTTTAGAACACATTTGTACTGAGAGTGATTCAGCATTAATCAAGTCAGTTTCAGGTCGAACAGGTGTTGATGTAAACGTGAGACACTTTTCTGAAAGACTGTCAGTGGGAGCAACACTGTCTTAATAAAGTCTATGGACTTTCTGTCTCTTAAAGAAGAAAATACACATTAttcttttaattaaattaaagtttaaCTCACCAGTAACAAAATGTTTCCCTCGCAAAGCAATATACCAAGTGGTTTAGCTGCTATATTCTTACTCAATCACATATGACAATTATCTTCTGGTTGCTAAATGTTAGTAAGCTAACCTTTAGAGAAAactacttttgttttgaagtgaaATGTTTATGGTTCTTGATTTGTGTACAGAGTattataaaaagataaataatcaCGTAACAACTGTGTGACCAAGGCTGCTGTGAAGCTACGCCTAGTAGCAGTTTGATTAGTTAAGCTAGCGACTGTTAGCAAGGACAACAGTTAGCTTGACTCTGTCCAAAGCGAGTGAAGTCCACCATCACCTCCCCCTCATCAATCTCTTAACAAAATGTCTCAATGTTTTCCTTTGAATTAGACACGTCGGTCAGTTTACAAGCTAATGAGCTAATAATCTCTCACTTCAATATGTCatactttttaacttttttttacttcaagctcctgagaggaagtTAGAAAACAGACTGGCATGAAGAGTGACTACttctttttacttctttaaattTTTTGATACTTCTGGCAGGAGTAGATGTTAGGTGACAAAATCGATAGGTTACAAAAGAACATTCATGTATTTATACATACCTAATTATATCTATCCAATTTAGTTTTGTCACTCCACTAACACATCATCATCTGAGTCCCTAAGCATGACACACTCCTTCAACTTGTCTGTTCCCACGCTGTGTGGACACACACTTGACTTGTTGTCATATATCCGCTACCAACATCCAATCCTAAGACGCATATCTGAAatcttctttgtctctttctcaaAATGACTTGTCACATATTATATCATAAGTAATGACTGTTTGTTTCAATGTTATAGCTTGTATTGGATAGTAATAGTTATTTTTTGTACTGCAGAttaaagtttttacattaaaggcTCACAATTGTAGGGCTAAAAGAGTTAGAACTGATTGAAGTTAGATTAGTACTTTTTAAATAGAAGTTTTCCATAGTGGATTGAGTTTGATATCAATGGGTTTAACTTTTGTGGGGATTTGCActcctcaaataaaaaaatggattGAATGCTGTTTGATCTGACCACCTTTACAACACCATCGACCGAGAACCACAAGCACTCTCAATTCTTGGTTGATGCTGTAACACCCCCCAAACACACTCagacttcctgtttttatgTTGACAGGAAGTTGTGACAAAAGAAAAGCATTTACCTTTCGTCTGAAAAGTTCTGTGGAAGCTTCAAAAGTTTTCAAAAAGAACTAGAGACTCAAGGGTTATAATCGTGAAAGGTGTGGTTCCTGTAAGCTTCAGTTATGTAACAGTAGTGTTGTTAGCACTCTAGATCTTAAGTTAAAATATGACTGATACGTTTCCCTCATTTATTCCAGTAACCAAGCTGCTCTTTGATATGTGCTGTACTGTATTCAGCACTTCTTTGTTATTCAGTTGAAAAGTAAAGGACTTACTCTACCTTATTATCTCTTTACTGTCATGGGCCTCCTTGACTTTAACTACTACATCTGTGAATATCAGTCTTGCTTATATtacctttattattattgttagtctTAATCTGCTTGACTCTTAGCTGCTATAATTAACAATATTTTCCACTATAGCATCATTATTGAAGCTGATAATGGTAGAAAtagacctgttgactccaaTAGCCACATTCATTATTATAAGTATCATTTGGCAAAAGTCTGTATTgccggttgttgttgttgtttttgttgtatctGAATCTTCCTCTATCCCACCTTCTCAGCCCACACTGCTGTGGCAGAtcgtctggttctgctcaaggctTCGGCCTGTTTTTCCATATCACCAAATGTAACAGTGTTCCTCGTGGGCTTGTGAATCAGGGGAAACCCACTCAGTTCATTCTGCTTCTGTAAACTATTGTGTGCCGACAGTAAATTATTTCAGGGAATCACCTGAGTCTTTAGATAAgccttgaaaaatgaaaaaatgtgtgctaacagTGTGATAGCTGCTGCAAGTTACAGGAAATCAACTTCATAGAATAACACCCTTTATTTGGTAAAGGGGCAATCTGCctctgaaaacaagaaaatttGAATCCAGGATATAAAATACTAGAAGTATTCAAATATTTCTTGTGGACTGATGCACTTTCCACTCAGACAGTAAAGTGTGCCAGTTTCCTTAAATTGAGGTCTAGATTAATGTTAACCAATGCATTGGTTACCCACAAATGATTATGTCAGTGCTGAAGCAGATTTTTATTCACCTTATGACCACATGTTAAAAAAGCTGTTAgataacaacagaaacaaatttAGGTTTTGAGtgtatttgttgtatttctaaAGGCACTCTAAGGGGCTCACCAAAGTCTCACTCGTACACTAATTCATCTTCATGACCATGACCCTTGAAAATTGCTGAGTTTATATGCAGCACCCACCTCATCTTTAGTAATCTAACTAATTGCAATAAATCTGAGTTTACAACGTTTCGTCATTAAGTCAtagttaataattgaacatagaaACAAATCAATCCATCACCTTAACACCATGCATCCTGAAAAATACTGTCAATATTAAAATTTCAAGATAAATTAAGATCTGTGTTCCAttcatttgcttccacaacaaacGCAGTCTTTGGCTTTACTACCGATCTCGTTcaaaggggtcaccagaatcaacacaacatgaaagttcctcacagagcctttaagaatataaatataacagttTTATGTTATGTTGTGACCCCTGATCTTTCATTCATCCAGTCATTGTTGAATCTTTATATGTCTTATTTTACTGTGATAATGCGTTTGGGGACTTAATTCCATAGAGGTAACACTTTAAAGTCTCTGAAAAGATCATGTTCATACTGTTGTGAAACCAATGAATAGATTGCATGGCAACACATTGCACTGTGTACTAAGTGACAAATTCTGCAGGAAATTATGATAAGAATCTGTAATCTGAAACTGTTACACCTAAATATGTATTTAGAAAAAAGAATGGCCCTTTAAAAATATACTctagaatgttttattttatataacatCCTCAAGTATTACTCTAAACTAATACTTATTGAGAGTTAATGTCTACAGTTCTTGCTAAAGTTTGTTTAAACAAGCTTAATAAGGTGAACAAGCAGCAGCACTGATCAATGTAGAGACATAAATGTGCATACGCTCAAAATGCACCAAAGTCAAGGATTCAAATATTCTGGATGATTTTTGTGACCGTTTTTATGTCAGATGTTAACATAGTGTGCTCTAGTGCAGCTGTTGCTGTCTCACAGTGGTGCATAAACTGTCATCTCAAACGTTTTCTTTATCAGTTGTAACACCCATCTGTGTTTCCTCCAGAAACTGAAAGAATAACTCTCCTGTTTCTCCCTTTTTAATGTCCTCCTGTCTCTTACAGACTGTATCTACAGCAATGTTCTGTACTACATAACATTACACAACATAACTACCATGGCAGATTTACACTGTGGTTTTAAAATGCACCTTTTATTCGTACAGTACTAATTCAAACTGTCTCCCCACAGAGAGGTGAGAGCAACCAGAGTCGCCTAAGCAGGAGGAAGTTGCGGTGAGCTGTCACAGTGCAAAAACTGAATGTTAAACATCAACTCTTAAAATAATTCTGAACATTCATTCACACCCCCAACATAAACAGAACAAAGTGTTCATCTACCACCCTGTCATATGGAGAAACCCTGCTGTGCCTATTTCCTCTTcccaaacacaagaacacaacaaAGCATAGAGATGTTGGAGTTTGAATGTACAAAAAGGAACAGTGAAGCAGTAAATTTAAATCTGAAGTGCCAAGTTATTTTCCTTTGATGTTCATAACATTGTGCCTTAAAGTTGTCAGCTTGACTACCTGCCTTATTTTTCTCTCCTATTATTTGCATGCATTTTACATACATGATATATAAGCTTGTAAAACCCCTCATGTCCTCACTTACAATGAGACACAAACTAatacaaacagagaaaagtaTCTCACATGATATAATTCTACCTCAAACTTTGCACAACACAGCGTGCACTAATCTTCCTTTCAGGGGAGATTTAGATAAAGGACAATGAGTTTACTCTGAAAGATTCTCTCTATCAGATTtgactcaaagtgtttttatggtgAATGAACTCTGCAGCATCAAATCAACTGAATTGCCACAGAAAGTTCACTCCTACCCGCCTATGCGTGTCTGGCTTTCTGATAAATTTATCTCCAGACGGTTGTCATACACTTCCTCTGAACACTGTGCTCGGCGCACAAACCTCCTGTAAGTGTTACAGGAACCCAACGTACAGTTACAGGAAGTGTGCAGCTTCTGTCCTCTTGTTTGATGAATAATGTGATGTGAAGGCCTCTGTTGCcatctggtgttttttttagccaATGGCCttaatcaactcaactcaactcaactttatttgtatagcacctttcatacatacaagcatgtagcctgaagtgcttcacaaaagaacagagagacagaaaacaacagagagagggTAAAATAATGAAAGGCATCATCatgaaaaatacttaaaaaaaaaaaatacaataaaattaataaaattgatacaataaataatggtataaagaaaaattaaaaatcagttaaagttaaaatgatcagataaacacaagcaataaaCAGATAgactaaataaatgttgttgttataataataataataataataataataataataataataataataataataataataataataataatgataacaataataatagttcACTTttgaaaacacccagagagcttgttgttttgatgtccaggggcagagagttccaaagttttggtgcataaaaacagaaagctctctggccagtgcttgtgtgagacacaacatttaaaagaatCAAGGATGACACAAAACACCTCAACAAAAAAGGGGATTTGCAAGCTATTTATCTTaaactcatttttaaaagttatggTAAACTGTCAAAATTAATATCATCTCCAGACAAGAAAAACTAATGTTCTGTTAGGTTACATATCTATActtaaaagtacagtgtgtagtatttggcAGCATTTAGAGgtacagacttggtagaaatggaatataatagtCACAATCTTTTGCTAACTCAGAATGAGGAGTGGGACCGCATCCATgaaggctgccatcttgcaccgccaagTTTTTTTGTTCTTGATTGCAAAAATAGATCAAAGACAAATTAGATAAATAGAAGTCATTGGTGGTAAAAACTTTACatatggaggatcatacttatcatgcataaCAAGAGCTTCTCATCATAAAAGGCCACTGTCGCTTCACCAATGGGAGGGGCGAGCAAGGGAGTGTTTCGATCTAGAATTTGACCAATATTCacattactacacactgtacctttaaataaccACCAAGAACAAACCTGGATCTAACATTTGTTCACAATACACAGCAAAGCCATTTACCTCTAGCAAATAAGATTAACAAAGGCCTTCAAACTATCACTTGCCAATCCCTTTAAGCTGGTGAACATACAGTATCTGTGCTGTTTTTGTAATCACAGAAACATTAAATGGAttcttagtttctttttttgatcTTTTGTCTCATTCTTCAattaacttttttgtttttggatgttttaaattgttttctcttcttcatcATGGAAGGTTGATTTGTTATGTCATTAAAAAGTTGTTAAGTGTGGGgggtgtgtttatatttttttgactggggtggcccatcTGGTACCCTGACTTATGGAGGGTTGCGTACTATAAAGGAGTGTGCGCACATGCCTAAACAGACTACTTATCATTTCTGTCTCCAAGAACCAAAGCTCCAAGGTATCATACAAAAGTTAAATTCCTACCTACATCGTAGTACTTCAAGCTCTACTCGTATTTCCATACAGGTATCTTGGTATTTTAATGGATGAATCTCTCTTTCACACTTCATATTCAGCAGCtgttaaaaagattaaaagtgaaactgggatttttttttagaatcaaATCCTGCCTGTCTCTTGAGTCCAAAAAGAGGCTGGTATCTATTACTGTGCTGGACTTTGATGATATTTTGTGTATGCACACCCCCTCACAAAGCTTACATGTTCTGGACATTGTGTATCATGATGAAGCATTGAGGGTCATTACTAATAGTAAAGCTCTCATTCATCACTGTTTTGCTTCATGAACTCCCTGGTTGGTCTCCTGCAGACTACTACCCGGACATTCTAGTTTATCCAAGTCTAGTTTAGGTCTGCTTCCTTCATACCTTTGATCTGTATCATACAGAAGAGAGCAGAGCTTATAATCTTCAGTCCTAGGACCTTATTTTATTGAATGTCTCACTGGTCCAAACTGAACTGGAGAAAAAGACGTAAAGCTTTATTATCAGAGACATGTATTTTGAATTATGGTTGTGTATGGCTGCTCATTGTTGGTCAGAAACTTTAACAGTGATCCGGCCTGTCAATGTGTATTTTGTcctggttaaaaaaagatgacttaaataaaaataaataaataaataacaaacaaaggTAAGATCGTGGCAACATATCATTCTTCCGTGCTTCGTCCTCTAAAGACTCGTCATACACAatgaaaaaagtaacattttaacGCGtcaaaagtttttgttttttttccaagttcTAAATCAAAACCTCATGAGGGCGACTAGCAGCTTGATGCAACACCAGCCACAAGGTTTATTGGAGCACAAGTCCCACCCACGAGCAATCAGCCTTTATAGTTATAGTGGGATTAAGGGGCGGCACCAGTGGTGGTCAATCAGATTGTCAAGGAGGGCAGTGCCACCCCATGCCATTTTGTGACACACCCCTGTTTACGCATATTTATTTGCCtgcactgaataaaaaaaagtagattTGCATCACATTCAAAGTAACCGCACCCGAATGTCATTCAGCCAATTATATTTAACAGTaggatttaaaaaacagtcctttaaataaataaatgtagaaCATTTAAACctttgacagaaaacaaaacaaggcagGATTTGTAAGAATGTACTCATGTATTTATTAGTATTAAAGCTGAATTTCTCAGAGCGAAAGAGGATTTATAATTTGCTAAATCAATTACATGATAATACTTTACAATGAAAGAGATTCTTTTTACTACCCTCATgagggaaaaggaaaaaatagaCAATCAGGGAAGAATTATGTGCACATTCTCTCTTGagacttattttttaacttaacaTAATTGAAGAGATAAATTATAATACAAACCAGAAATTATCTGAGCTGTATCTGTCTGAATCACACAGGCTGAAAAAAAACTATCACTGCTACACTTAGGAGCTGGACTGTCTTGCATGAACTTGTTATCCACATTGAAATCAAAGCGTGCTACAGTAGATCAGAGTTGgagagaagttttttttttttttttttcatgagccTTTGGTGAGAGGCTGCCAGTTTTAAAACAGTCACCTTGAATCACCTCGCCTCAGGAGTCCCTGATAGATGTCGGATTTTAGGAACCGCGGGTAGCAATCCCTGGCCATCAGACTGTAGATGAGCTTCTGTGCCGTATCAAACGAAGTCAGGGTCGGCTGGGAGATGTTCTTTGTAATGCTTTCTCTGGTACCGCAATCTATGTTGATCTGAAATCAAACAGGATAGCCCAGGGGTGTCTTATGGCAACTCTTTTTTACTATCATTCACTGTAATGATCAGACAGGAAACAACTCGTGTGCagttaaaaagaaagtttgcGGTTTTATCTGCACAGAATGCACAAATGTACAGCTTTATGGTTGTCACTTCATCACTATGGGCCTGCCAAATGCAGATGATAACCCTCCAAGGggctttttttcattatttgcagtatataaTGCAAACAAAATCTTGTTACTTTGTTTAGCCTGCAGTTTTTACCTGTTTGGGTGCCTCTGTTTGGACAAACTCTGAGTAGATCCTGTTCGCAGATGAGATCATCTCAGGGAccgtctttgtttttttgtactccTCACAGGCGAGCCAAAACAGGATGTTCTCCTCGCTGTACTCAGACTTCAGGAACTCCCGAAAAGCTATCTGTCCAgctaaaaaaatcaaacatgacaTCAAGCAGGGAGCAAACGCATATACAGTTGAACATATGCAAAAGTAAAATTGAAAGACTTTACCTTTACAACTGAGCAGTCTGTCCACAGACTCGCTCCAAGTCTCAACATCCCCCAGAGGATCCTTGGGGAAGCAACACAATCTACCCTTGAAAAGAGCATCGAGATCTATCACTAGCCCAGTAATCTGTGACGTGCATATCACACTGCAAGGCCAAACGATCAATCATTCAAAGTATCTAATATGTTGGGAGACAAATTCAAACACTGTTTTATCCTCTGTTAAACACCTTACAGCAACCTACAAGCTCCTTCAGAAATCAAGACACTAATACGAGGTGAGACTTACAGTGAGTGAAAAACTCCTTGGTATTTTCCACATGGCTGCTGTAAGATGTTGTTTGATGAAAAATGGTAAAGGCCCAATAATCAAATATGCAGTAACTCACTTTATCGCCATCTCCTCGTCCTCTACGAAGGGAGACAGAGATAAGGTCCTGCCAGTCTGAAGATGGAGTTGTGATTGTTTGGAGACGAGGGAGTCAAGTGACTGAACAAATCTAAATGACCCCCACCCAACATACATGGAATATATGGAAATCTGTATGCAAAGTGTTGATGTCGGGAGAGACTGGGCATCCTTCCTCATCTGTGGCACCtcgaggagaggagagctggGCTGTGATTTAAGCTGACCGCACCTGTTGTCCAAAACAGGCATCATTATGAACATTTATGTGGCAATATGAAAGAGGCAGAGGATTTATACTACAAGATACAGAGCTAAATAAGGATTCTTTATTTAAGATTATTGAACACCTTATTTTGTCATCACACAGTTGGAGCTAAAAGCTGCTTTCTCTGAGTATGATGAGAAATGTGGGTACATAATGACCTGCGGTGGTAGAACACCACATATCAAAGTCAGAATAAGATTTAACTACAGTAATGAACAATGGTCAGGAAGCTCTGCGAAGGATCCCGACCATAAACAAATAGCCATAAACAAATTCACTATTAAGGAAAAAGCTTCGTCATCCTACCATTTGCATATCTGCTGTGCTCCTTATTTAACAAGGTGGCTAAACAAGAAACAAGCACTGATTAATATGCATGTTATGGCGCCCTCAGTCCACGTACATGATCAGTGGtacttaaaaacagaaagtctgtgttttaaatgtttgcatgttCTTTGATTAGATGGCATCTGATGCAGATATAAACTTACCTCTGGCCTCAAAAACAgtaaagatgtttaaaaaaatatttttatcacTTGACTAGCTAAAAAAATTAAGCCAAACTGGAGGAGCCCAAAACTGTAGTTCATAAAATTGCCACTTGATACTGGCACCAAAAGCTAAACAATCCCTGTTAGGCCCCAATATCAAAATGATTCACTTTACAGCTGAATTTAACGTGCTTACAGCCCAGTTACAACAAATACTTGCTTAGGTTATTAATGGTTTctgttgtgaaatgttgtttgcTTTCGCCTGCTAACTAACAATGAAAGATAATGAGACACTGTGgtaacatttcataaaacagaTGCTTTATTTACTGAGTGCTTCCAACTCAACACTGTCCTTTTTACATAAAAGAGATCAACAACAGCCTCTTGAACCAGAGCTTATCAGGACTTAATGCTTTATACTGAAACTTAACAGCCCATGAACAACATTAGCAGCACTGACACATCCTCAAACTTTTCTTAAAGACACTTCTCAAAACACTTCGCAAACCTGTCTTAGTTTCCAAATGTGAAGGCTCAGCTGGACCACATGGGTGGACTTTGAGGCCTTTTGAATGACAAGTTGCAAAAAggactgaaaaaaaatgaaacagttgCTTTGCCAGAATTTAGTTTGGCTGACTATTCAAGGCAATTTTAGCCATTAGCCCAGTATAACATATCTGAGGCCTACGGGAGGGAGTTTTTCTtacctcagtttttttttttattattattttggggcttttagcTTTTATTGAACAGGACAGGCGGAAAAGACAGGAGATACATTGCTGTTTGCGTTTTTCTCCTCACTGATCTTAAATAGCTCAGTGTCAAAGCCTCCATTCATCCTAGTATGTTAGAGAGCATATGGAGTAAGATGTTTCACAGGTTCGATCAACTGTAAATTATCAAAGATGACAAGGTAGTTGAGTGTGATTAACTTTTATCTTTGTGTAATGAGCTTACCATACCATTGTAGATCAGTGGGGACAGCACAGCAACATTGCACTGGTGGAATAGTCTTGGCTAGCTTACAGAAGTAAGGTAAGGAATCAAGATATTATACAGGTTAGAGTGTTAAAAAGGTGAACTATGAACATGTCGTGACCAGTAGTGACTAAAATGTCATACATTTTAATTGTCTAAAACTAGACCAAAACTataaagaaaaatgacaaaattgTGTCTAGGACTAAAAATCATTTTGACCATATGTAATATAAAATAGCTGCCAAGATAAACACTGTACAGTATGTGATCTCAAACATATGTATTGGATTCAATTGTGATAATGAAAATAGAAATGTTGAGCTGTCACAATTCTACCTTAGGGGGTATAATGGTATGAACCAAATTGCAGAGCATTTCATCCAATACAAATATGAAGCCTCACTTAAAGGATAAATTTAATTTATATGACAGTGCTataggaaaaaaaggaggagggtcCCAGAATTTTAACTTTTAAGAGACAATGCATGTCTTCAAAAATGTTCTTATATGTCTAGTAGTTGTTCAAATAAGCCCCATTTTACATTAAACTTTGACTTGCTGGTGACACTACaggtaaaatcacaacatttattttgaagcatCTTCTGGGGACAatgaatatcttcaaaatttctCATACCAATCCATTTAAAAGTATCGAAATGTTcaggaacaaaaatatttttttggggAATGCAAATATCTTTACAAAATGTAATTGTAATCCAGTTATTTACTTAGATATTATGCTTTAAAatagctttgtttgtgtttggcctgataacaaaaaataaacatcaggatacaaattaagtttatttttcttccacttattaaaatttagattttacaGTGATGAATGTTTGAAGTCAGAAGCTGTATTCACTGTATAGCTTTGTTTATTCTGTTCCTTTCAAAACCATTCAAAGGTTGTTCAATGTTTATGAATTCAGTTAAAAAACATATGTAGTGAATACACCAGAGTGTACAGCAGGCTTAACTTTCCTCAGTACTTTTGCCCTAAAGGTTATGAAAGAATTGACATGCTGTTTGATTTCATGTTGTTGTGATTTAAAATAGATCCACAAGAGACAGATATTTCTGACTTGgaactgcagcagcagagaacaGCATCACTCAGTCATGTGATCATGAGCTATATGTGGAGGACTGTGTGTCGCTCCTTTGCATCTGTCAGCTGTATGCCGGTCGTGTCAAACTGTGAATCGTAATACATATGTCATAATTAGTATGTCTGGTGCATTTTAACCTGTCCTGACCTTTCTGACCACCCGTGGAGACGCACTGGGTCCAAACAAACCAAGAATGTAAATCACAGCAGGTGATGGAAAACACCCAGGCTGCCCCTATTTGCATGTGTGGAGATGCACCAGGTCTGggaatttgtttttcaaaaaaggCACGGCAAAGGAAACCGATGAGGACGAGGAGTGCTGTCTTTGAATGTTTAAGATGCTTTGTCCTCTTGTGATTTGGACGTTTATGTTCTTCAAGTGAAAGACAtttaatgacataaaaaaatcaaGCATTTTCAAAGTCAATTCTCACATCTACACTGAAATGTGCTGTGTGTAACAACTGAACATACTTCAGCCAAATGCAGTTTTTTCCACCATACACAGGGGGGCACTCTAATCCTCCCTTCTCTTCctaactcttttttttgtaaatgcaTCAGTGTTCGTCTTTCTCAGTAACTGACTGTGTTGAATGTGTCTTGCCTCTTCATTGTTAGTCCATTTCTTGGAACATGCTGCATGACCAAGAATGCAACGTGAGGATGCGAGTGGTGTACAGGAGTGACTGAAAAACGATTTAAATTTGATTTCTAACCCTTGAAATGTATCAATTGTACATGATCTCCTCTTAATTTGAATGCATCTCTCGAATTACATCATGAAAGCAAAGCAGAAGCGATCCTGAAGTGACTCCCTTGCCCTTTTTTCAACCTGCTTTCATCCTTTCAGCAGCCATTTCTTTTTACAAAATGTGATTGCGCATAAGTAATATATCTAACCAAATACTCAAAGATAGAAAAGCTTTCACCAATGTGCTTGACCTAA
Coding sequences:
- the LOC117826434 gene encoding regulator of G-protein signaling 21-like isoform X1 yields the protein MFIMMPVLDNRCGQLKSQPSSPLLEVPQMRKDAQSLPTSTLCIQISIYSMYVGWGSFRFVQSLDSLVSKQSQLHLQTGRTLSLSPFVEDEEMAIKLCCFPKDPLGDVETWSESVDRLLSCKAGQIAFREFLKSEYSEENILFWLACEEYKKTKTVPEMISSANRIYSEFVQTEAPKQINIDCGTRESITKNISQPTLTSFDTAQKLIYSLMARDCYPRFLKSDIYQGLLRRGDSR
- the LOC117826434 gene encoding regulator of G-protein signaling 21-like isoform X2, whose amino-acid sequence is MRKDAQSLPTSTLCIQISIYSMYVGWGSFRFVQSLDSLVSKQSQLHLQTGRTLSLSPFVEDEEMAIKLCCFPKDPLGDVETWSESVDRLLSCKAGQIAFREFLKSEYSEENILFWLACEEYKKTKTVPEMISSANRIYSEFVQTEAPKQINIDCGTRESITKNISQPTLTSFDTAQKLIYSLMARDCYPRFLKSDIYQGLLRRGDSR